A segment of the Flavobacteriales bacterium genome:
ATGGCCGAAGGGCAAAGATGATCGCCGTTTGCGATGGCGAGGACATCGGCCGCGCGGAAATGGAATCTACCCAGCACTTTGTGGCCGCAGACGACGTGATCGGTGCGGACACGCCATGTGACCGAAGCGGTGACGCACGAGCCGATCGCAGGAAGAGGTAGCAGGTTGCCGCGCGATGCGCTGCGGGACCATTGCCCGGCCTCGGCGTCTCCGAACGGACCGGGGCGTACGTAGATTCGCACCCCAAGCCAAAAACCCATGAAACGGATCGCCTCCCTCCTACTGGTCGCCACCATTGCATGCAGCGCGTCCGCCCAATTCGCCGGTGGCGGCATGCGAACCATCCTCAAGAAAGGCGATTTCTCCGCGCTTGCCGGAGAATCAACCGTTTTGCTGACCTACAGCTACGAGAACATGGTGGTCGGGAAATTCACCGAGGAGAAATATGTGGAGAAGAAGCGCAAGGAGCACAACGAGAAGGAGGCCGGCAAGGGCGATTCCTGGGCGGAGAAGTGGGTAGCTGCCCGAGCGAACGTGTATGAGCCGCGCTTTGAGGAACTGCTCAATGAACGGCTCGCAAAGGGCAAGGTGGCATTGATGGCAGGTCGCGACAAGGAAAGCGCGCGCTACATGATCAAGGTCCACACCACCGATACCGAGCCAGGCTACAATGTCGGCATCTCGCGCATGCCGGGTTACATCACCGCCACTATCACGTTGCATGAGGTGGGCAAGCCCGATGAGGTGCTCGCCGAGGTCGAGATCCAACGGGCGCCCGCTCAGGATGCCATGGGCTTCGATTTCGATGCGAGCGGCCGTATCGGCGAGGGCTACGCCAAGCTGGGCAAGGAACTCGGCGCCTGGCTGACGAAGAGTGATTGGGGCCGGAAGAACTAGTTCCGGGGCGCTACCTGTTCCGAAGGCTGCGCAGCACGGCGAAGGCTATGAGCGCGCCCGCTGCGCCGGCCATCATGGCCAATAGAACCGCACCGGCCGCGTACTGCGCCAAATGCGCCTGCACATCGGCCAACCGGAGGCCAGTCGGATGGTCTGGCACGAAGGCCTGGTCACCCATGAACACCGCGCCCATCCGGTAGCTCGCGTAAAGGATCAGCGGGATCATCGGTGGGATACTGATGTTCGCCGCAGCTACGAAAAGCACGCGGTTCAAGCGGAAGAGGTAGGCCAGCGGGATCCCGATGAGCAACTGGAGTCCCCATACCGGAACGATTCCCATGAATAGCCCGAATCCGATGGCGCAAGCCTTGCGCATGGAACTCTCCTCCGGGTGCACAGCTTCCGCCTTGATCGCGCGCCACAGGCCACCGCCCAGGATCAAGCGCTTCGGCCAGTACCAAGCGAGCGCGCAGGTCACCAGCCAGGCATTCAGCACGCTGATGCGCGAGAAGTCGAGGAAGGGCTTGAAGTGCGACACGCGCTCCGGGAAATCGTAGCGCACCTTCACCGGGACCTGCGCAAAGGGCACTCCGCGCCAGGCGAGCTTCACGATGGCCTCCACCTCGAAGCCGAAGCGATCGGTGAGCCACCGCAGGCCTTCCAGCGGCACAAGAGGCCAGCCCCGGAAACCGGTCTGCGTATCGCGCAGCGTGAGGCCGGTCTCAACCTTGAACCAGAAATTGCTGAACCGATTGCCGAAGGAGCTGCGCCCCGGAACACTCGCCTGCTCCATGTTGCGCACGCCCATGACCATGGCACCAGGCTGCGCTGCGATCGCCGCTGCTATGGCCGGGATGTCGGCCGGGTCGTGCTGGCCATCGGAATCGATGGTGATGGCATGCGTGCAGCCTAACGCCCGTGCTTGCGCGAATCCCGTGCGCAGCGCGTTCCCCTTCCCCTTGTTCGGCATCACCCGCAAGGGCACGATGCCTTCCATGCGTTGCAGGATCGCATCAGTGCCATCGGTGCTGCCATCGTCCACCACGATGACCGGACTGCTTGCCGCCCGCTTCACGCCCTCGATCACCCCCGCCAGCGTGCCCGCGTTGTTGTAGGTGGCCATCACCACGGCGATCCTCGTCGGCATCGATGACGTGCGTTTCAAGCGAAGGGCACAAGATCGGCCGTCATTTTCATGGCCACCGTCTCACCGAAGGTGATGCGCGCTTCTGCCTTGTTGCAGCCATCGCCCGGCTGAAGGTCCACGGTCACCAGAAGCTCTGGTGCCCGTCCCGGCTCAACGGGCTGCAGGAATTTGATGGATCGCGCGCGGATGATCCGCTGATCGGCGCCGGCCAGTGCGCTGCAGATCCGCACCACCAGGTCCACGAGGCATACGCCGGGCACTACCGGCCGTCCGGGGAAATGTCCTTGGAGAATGGCGTGATCGGCCTGAACGCGCGCGAGCACGGTGGCATGCGATCCCGGATCCAGCATCCGGTCAATCGTGAATAAGGATGTTGTTCCGCTCTCAGTCATGGCAGGTCGAAGATCCCTTTCGGCAGCAATGATCCTTGGCTGGCGTCCTGGAACCGTGTGATTGTGACATCGCCATTGGGCCGAATGATCCTCAGTTCCATAAGTAGCAAGGTCATTCCGGTGAAGCGCAGCATGATCCGGTCGATCCTGCTCTTCATGCCCGGCTGGTTGGGCTTGAGTTCAACCAGCAACTCATCGCCATCGCTGAAGAAAGCGGGCTGCATGCCGCCCTCGGTGAAGGCCGTTCCGGTGAACAGTGATCCCACCAGCCGCTGGATTCCCTCGAACACCTGTTTCTCGCGCGCCGTGGCCGCACGCTCGGCTCCATGCTCGTGCATGCGTACGCTCTTGCCAACGACCACGGCGACCAAAGGTTCCGGCGCACTCACCTCCCATCGCATGCGGTCGGGTGCCAGGAACGCGAATCGGCCCTCGCTGATGATCGGCTGCGACAGGCCCTTGATCCGTTTCTCTTGCGTGAAGCGGGCCTGCACCGAAGCGCTGGTGCTGGCTTGGGCATTCAAGCGCTGCACCAACTGGTGATCCTTTCCGATGGGCTGAGGCCCCTGCTGGGCCGAGGCATTGAACCAGGTGCCGCAGGCGATCACTGCGCACAGCATGCGCGAAGAGAGCATCATGGCATCGAGCCTCACCAACTTCCTGCCAAGCCGGTGCGCTTCGAGAATCATGGCCTTCGTGAGGCCCATCACAGCTGGGGCGTGGTCATGCATCAGCACGATGGAAGCCCCCTTCAGCCGCGGGATGCTGCGCTCGATAAGCGATTCACGGCTAGTCACAGCCGTGTCGAAGGTGCGAAGGTCCCAGGCCACGGGGATCATTCCGCTATCACGGATCGCTCGGGCGGTTGCTGGGCTGGTTACTCCGAAGGGCGGCCGCATGAGCGCGGGACGCATGCCAGTGGCCGCAGCAATGGCGTCTGCGCAAAGTTCGATCTCGCGCCGGGCGGCGCGCGGGCGCATGAAGCCCCACCACCACGCATGGCGCTGGGTGTGCACGCCAATGGCATGGCCTTCATCGACGATGCGCTTGGCCAGATCAGGCGCGCGCTCCACGCGTTCCCCAATGCAGAAGAAGGTGGCCTGTACCTGTTCGCGCTTCAGCAGGTCGAGCAGTGCAGGTGTCCTTTCCGGAACAGGCCCATCGTCGTACGTGAGCGCGATCTCGCGATCCGGCAGCGACCTCGCATGCACAATGAAAAAGCCAGCGCCGGGTGTGGCGCTTCCCCATGCCAGCAGGGCCAGGTGCAAGGCCAGCGTAATCACCAACGGCCAAGCGCCCCACCATCCTAGCAACAGACCCCCAAAGGCGATGACATGGAGCAGCGCGAAGGGCCAGCGGGTGACAGCGTGCGTCAGCATATCGAGAATAACAGCTCGGTTGCTCGATCGCGGCCATTGCTCAAACGGATCGGCGTGCGAATGCCGTCGATCAGGGCATCGCCCAATTGGACGGCAAGCACGGAGCCATGCAGGGCCCTTGCGGTATCCGGCAGCAGGATCGCGCCTTCGCGCCCGTCCGCCCATTCCATGCGCGCCAGTCCCGACAGCGCCGCACCAGTGATCAAGAAGGCTTCTCCCCCTTCGCCGACCCGGGCGCCGGACCCAATGGCCTGCGCCACGCGCTCAAGGACATCGGTACGCTCATCAATCGCCAGAACCAGCACATTCCATTCCGGGTGCTCCTGTAACAGCAGCATCGTCTCCACCAGCGCGGCATGGAAACCTTCGAAGCCTTGCGCGTGCGTGATATTCGGGCCATCGCACCCCAGCATCAGCGCAAGCTGGCCCGCCATGGTGTTGTGGGTGGATCGCATGAAGGGCAGCGGGGAGAGCAGTGCATCGCCCGCATCGTGCAGCTCGGCGAGGAACAGCTCGGTGTCCGCGAGGCAGCCGAGCGCCGTGCTGGCCACAATGGCGTCGGGCCGTTCGATGCCGGCACGGTGCAGCGCGGCGAGGGCGAGTTGGCAGGCCCGGTGCTGGATTCCCGATAGCCTCCTTGCTGCCGATGCAGGAACCGCTGGGGGATCGCCCCTGCAGGGGCCCAACCGAGATATGCTGCGCACGGTGCTCATACAGGCTGGGTGATCACGATCGCGGAGCAATTGCCACCGAATCCGAAGGAACAGCTGAGCACGTTGCGGATCTTCTTGCGCAAGGGCGCCGCAACCGGCATGCAAGCGTGACCAGCCATCGGCTCCATCGCGGAGGAAGCAGCTGGCACCAGGCCGATGCGCAGGCATTGCAGCGCGATCACGGCTTCGAGCGAGCCTGCCGCCGCGAGCGTATGGCCGGTGAGCGCCTTGGTGCTGGTAAAGGGCGGAACGGTTCCGAAGAGCCGCTCCATGGCGCGGAGCTCCGTGTCGTCGTTGTTGTCGGTGCCCGTGCCGTGCGCGTTGATGTGATCGATGTCCGCCGGAACAAGCCCCGCACGGGCGATGGCTTCCTGCATGGCCAGGAAGGGCCCGTGGCCTTCGGGTGAGGTGGCGGTGGCATGGTGCGCATCGTTGCGGTTGCTCCAACCGGCCAGCAGGCCGAGCGGCTCATGGCCTTTGCGAAGCGCATCATCAAGTCGCTCGAGCACCAGGTAGGCAGCGCCTTCGCCGAGGTTCATGCCTTTGCGGTCCGGGCTGAATGGCCTGGTCGGCAGGGGATCCATGGCGCTGAGCGCGCGGAAGCCTGCGACGGTGAAGCGGCAGAGCGCATCGGAGCCCCCGGCGAGCACACGCCGAGCGCGGCCCTGCTGCAACAGGCGCGCGCCCAGGGCGATGGCATTGGCCGATGAGCTGCAGGCCGTGCTGATCGTTGATCGGAACGCCTGCGAGCCGATCGCCTCCGCGATCGCATCGGTGTGCGCGCTGACGGCATGCTCGCGCGCCAGCCTGGCTTGTTCCATGCGCGTTTGGCGCCAACCATCGAACAGGTCTTCCGTGATGTCCATGCCGCCCACGGTGCTCGCGCTGATCACTGCGGTATCCGTGTGCATGCCCGGGCCCAGGGCTTCGCGCGCGGCCATAAGGGCCAGCAGCGAGGTGCGCGAGCGCGGAGCACGCGTGTTCAGCCCCAAGCGTTCGGCGAGTTCCTCGTTGCTCAGCTCTACGGCCCCGAAATGCAGGACGGGGAAATCCTTCATCTGCCGCGGCACGATGCCGCTCCGGCCCTCGGATAGCGAATGCGCGATCGCGGCAGCACCCGTGCCGATGGCGCAGACCGCGCCGGCGCCGGTGATCGCGATTGCCGGGCCTTTCACCGCTTGGCCATGATGTGTTCGGCCATCGTGGTCACGTTCTGGAAAACGCTTCGGCCTTCCTGGGGGTCGCTGATGCGCACCCCGTAGTGGCGGTCCATCAGCACGATCAGCTCCAGCACATCGATGCTGTCGAGCCCGAGCCCTTCGCCGAAGAGGGGCGTATCGTCCGCGATGCTCTCCACGGTGACACCCGGCAGGTTCAAGTGCTGGATGATCCGTGCTTTCAGCTCCTGCTTCAATTCAGTCGTCGGTTCAGTGCTCATCGAAAATGGTTTGGAGTCGGTTCAATGCGGAGCGGTCCCATCCGGCGGTGTCAATCGCCGCGAAGGCTGCATGGGCATGGCTGGCGAAGGTATCGGCCCAGCCGCACACGATCCAGCGCATGCCTTGTTGGAGCAGCATGCCGATGGCGGGTTCAAGGGCCACTGCCGACGGTGATGGCATCATCAGGCAGAGGCCGCTGCCGTGAAGGCCATGGCGGATGCTCAACTCGCCCACGGCGATGCTGGGCAGGGTGGGCACGAAGAGGGCCGGGCTTGCGGTGCCTTCCGAACGGAGCAGCGCATGGTACCGGGCATCGCATTCCATGCTGCCCGTGCAGGTGCAAAGCAGCATGCCGATGGTTTCGCGGTCAACCCCGGCCAGCGGTCCCGATGGCTCGAAGAAAGGTGCCGCACCGAGCAGCACCAGGCGCGAGAGCCGGTCTGCGCGATGGAAGCGCGGGTAATCGGCTCCGAGCCGTTCCCATGCAGCCGCCATACGCTGATCGGCATCGCCTTGATCGGCACTGAAGCGCGTATCAGCCTGGGCGAATACGCCATCGCGGTAGGTGGTGCTGGCCAAGATGCTCATGCTTCAGCTTCGATGATCACCGCGGCGTTGCATCCGCCGAAGCCTGATGAGGTCTTGAGCAGCGTGCGGCCAGTGACGGTGCAGTCCTCTTGAACGGCATTCACCTTCCCGGGCACGCCCTGCTCCTGCAAGCCCATGGTGCGCAGCACCGTGCCCTCGCGGAGCGCTTGCACGGCGATCATGGCTTCTAGCAGGCCGGCGGCGCCGAGGGTGTGCCCGAACCAGCCCTTGTAACCGCTGAGCGGCACAACGGATAAGCCGCAGCGCTCGAAGGCGATGGATTCCATGGCGTCGTTGTAAGGCGTGCCGGTGCCATGCGCATTCACAGCGGTGATCGCGCCGGGGTCGAGAGCGGCCAAGCGCAAGGCTCCATTC
Coding sequences within it:
- a CDS encoding beta-ketoacyl synthase chain length factor; the encoded protein is MSTVRSISRLGPCRGDPPAVPASAARRLSGIQHRACQLALAALHRAGIERPDAIVASTALGCLADTELFLAELHDAGDALLSPLPFMRSTHNTMAGQLALMLGCDGPNITHAQGFEGFHAALVETMLLLQEHPEWNVLVLAIDERTDVLERVAQAIGSGARVGEGGEAFLITGAALSGLARMEWADGREGAILLPDTARALHGSVLAVQLGDALIDGIRTPIRLSNGRDRATELLFSIC
- a CDS encoding acyl carrier protein; the encoded protein is MSTEPTTELKQELKARIIQHLNLPGVTVESIADDTPLFGEGLGLDSIDVLELIVLMDRHYGVRISDPQEGRSVFQNVTTMAEHIMAKR
- a CDS encoding polysaccharide deacetylase family protein, with translation MLTHAVTRWPFALLHVIAFGGLLLGWWGAWPLVITLALHLALLAWGSATPGAGFFIVHARSLPDREIALTYDDGPVPERTPALLDLLKREQVQATFFCIGERVERAPDLAKRIVDEGHAIGVHTQRHAWWWGFMRPRAARREIELCADAIAAATGMRPALMRPPFGVTSPATARAIRDSGMIPVAWDLRTFDTAVTSRESLIERSIPRLKGASIVLMHDHAPAVMGLTKAMILEAHRLGRKLVRLDAMMLSSRMLCAVIACGTWFNASAQQGPQPIGKDHQLVQRLNAQASTSASVQARFTQEKRIKGLSQPIISEGRFAFLAPDRMRWEVSAPEPLVAVVVGKSVRMHEHGAERAATAREKQVFEGIQRLVGSLFTGTAFTEGGMQPAFFSDGDELLVELKPNQPGMKSRIDRIMLRFTGMTLLLMELRIIRPNGDVTITRFQDASQGSLLPKGIFDLP
- a CDS encoding beta-ketoacyl-[acyl-carrier-protein] synthase family protein codes for the protein MKGPAIAITGAGAVCAIGTGAAAIAHSLSEGRSGIVPRQMKDFPVLHFGAVELSNEELAERLGLNTRAPRSRTSLLALMAAREALGPGMHTDTAVISASTVGGMDITEDLFDGWRQTRMEQARLAREHAVSAHTDAIAEAIGSQAFRSTISTACSSSANAIALGARLLQQGRARRVLAGGSDALCRFTVAGFRALSAMDPLPTRPFSPDRKGMNLGEGAAYLVLERLDDALRKGHEPLGLLAGWSNRNDAHHATATSPEGHGPFLAMQEAIARAGLVPADIDHINAHGTGTDNNDDTELRAMERLFGTVPPFTSTKALTGHTLAAAGSLEAVIALQCLRIGLVPAASSAMEPMAGHACMPVAAPLRKKIRNVLSCSFGFGGNCSAIVITQPV
- a CDS encoding DUF2062 domain-containing protein, whose protein sequence is MPTRIAVVMATYNNAGTLAGVIEGVKRAASSPVIVVDDGSTDGTDAILQRMEGIVPLRVMPNKGKGNALRTGFAQARALGCTHAITIDSDGQHDPADIPAIAAAIAAQPGAMVMGVRNMEQASVPGRSSFGNRFSNFWFKVETGLTLRDTQTGFRGWPLVPLEGLRWLTDRFGFEVEAIVKLAWRGVPFAQVPVKVRYDFPERVSHFKPFLDFSRISVLNAWLVTCALAWYWPKRLILGGGLWRAIKAEAVHPEESSMRKACAIGFGLFMGIVPVWGLQLLIGIPLAYLFRLNRVLFVAAANISIPPMIPLILYASYRMGAVFMGDQAFVPDHPTGLRLADVQAHLAQYAAGAVLLAMMAGAAGALIAFAVLRSLRNR